A window of Agarivorans sp. Alg241-V36 genomic DNA:
AGCGTTAGAAGAAATGCATGTAGATGGTGGTCTAAGTGCTCAAATGTTTGCCGACCCTGCAGGTTTTGATTACGGCAAAATTGCCCAAGCTTTAGGCATCAATAGCTCGCCAAATATTTATATAGTGCGTAATGGCCGGTTAGATTTACCTTACCAAACACTAAAAGACAAGGGTGTTCAGCTACTAGGGCGCAGTGTGCAAAGCTTAACCTTGAATCAAAACCGCGGAGATCTGTATCGGATTTTGTATTTTAGTGAGAAACACAACTTTGATGCTAAGTTCACCTACGTAAGCGAAGATTTTACCAAAGTTAAAAGTACTAAAAAGATGTTCGACCAAGACTATATGCAGGCCTTGTATAACTACGGTTATCAAAAAGCAATTAAGCAACAGTGGTATACCGAGTTGCCTTAAGGTTTATCTCTAAGTACTAAGCTGCTGTGTGGGTAAGGCTGGTTGGCTTAACTTGTTTTGCCCAATTCCTTGGCAGGATACCGCTCACCTGTTAACCGCAGCATTGCTCTATTTATTGAAGCTAAGGGGTCGGCTCTATTCGGTTAGTACCCGGTTAATAAACGAAACGCTTGCCGATGAACGGCTAGGGATGCCAATTGGTCGATTTCACCTTACTGAATAATTTTTAGTCCATTCGGGTAATAAAGGTTTGCTCGTCATCCACAAATGCCACAAAGCCGCCGTGATAGATAAACACTCTGCCTCTACCCTCAACCAGGCAGGCGAGCTGTGGATTCAAATCTTCTTCGTTATCCTGACTTTGAAAAGTGCCGGTATCGGTGATTATGCCGCTGAGTGTAGGCAAATACCCATAAGTACGCTTGGCTTGATCAATCAGGTTCAATTCGCTAGTGGTAGAGAAACAAGAGGGAATCGCGCCGGCTTCTTCGATAAATAGTGTTTTCAGTTCTTCAAAAGCTGTAATCACCAGCCAGTCGATGCCATTTACATGATGGATAAACATAGAGTTTCTCGGTAATTCTGATGCTGAGATTTTATCACTATCAGAGGAGAACGTAGTAGTGATTTAGTGACTAAAAGGCAGTAATGCTGTGCGAATACCTGCCTTCACTGGACCTACTTGAAACACGTTTTTTGTCCAAAAAGAAGATAGTATTATGCTTACTTTCGAGCTGTATTAAGACTCGTTACTTTGTAAGTTATTTATATTTATTACTTCAGTCTTCTTTCGTTTATGTAGTCGACGACTAATGATTCAATTTCTTTCTTAATTTCTACTACCGCTTTCGAGCGCGGCGCCCAAAGCGCAATTGGAAAGCGAAAATCCTCTTTTACTTCTTCTAAGTTTAGTTTTTGCAATTGTAGTAAATCGCCAAGACCTTCAATGGTTACTCTAGGCAATAATGCCCAGCCCACACCTTGTTGAACCAAGCTAAGTAATAATGAGTAGTCTTCGATAACTTCATAGTCGGAGGAGAGTAAGATTTTTCTTGATATATCGTCATCTAAATAAGCTTTCAAAATTAATTGTTTACTGGTCTTTAGCGTACTAAATAACTGATTGCTAGGCAGCGATGTTAGTGGACTGGTTTTAGCAGCATATAATCCAAAGGTAAGGTAGCAAAGAAAGGTGATATCGAAGCTAGTAATAGGGGTTCGTTGGTCTACGTTTACAAAGCCGATTTGTATAGAGTCATCCTCTATCCCGGCTTTTATTTCATCTTTGGTTTTTATTAGAAAGTTAACGGTCATGGCTGGATATTTTTCTAATAGCAGCTGACGAATGTTAACTAATAGTTCGCTGGGGATAAGGCTGGTATAGCCAATCGTAAGGCTTTCGAGTTGGCCATAAGACAAGCTAAGGGCAATTTTATTAAAGGATTTAGCTTGCTCTATGGTTACTTTGGCGTAGCTATATAGCATTTGCCCTTCGCTGGTTGGGTTGGCGCTTCTGCCAACCCTTTCAAATAACTCAACTGCCAGTTGATCTTCAAGGTTGGTGATCACTTGCCCAATGGTGGTTCTATGTTTGTTGAGTTTTACTGCCGCTTCGCTAAACGAGCCTTTTTCATAAACCGCTACAAAGGCAGCAAGTTGCTCCAAGCTAAAATGCATGAGGATTTGATCCTTCAATTCCGATTATCTCTGAAGAAAGCATAGCACTATTCTAGGCAGCAATATAAATACCACTTGTGCTGTTAAAGAGTGAGCTCATGACAACTAAACCTAGTTTTACCCGCAGCGCACTAATGGCTAACGTTGGTGCGGTGGCTACGTCTTTGCGTATAGCGTCTAAGCAAGAAGCGCTATACCTTGAGCAAAGGTATAGTCAAATGATTACACCAGGCGCAGAACCTTTACTGCCGGTATCTGCTGCATTAAAGGGGTTTTCAGTAGAGCAGTATAGGCAAGCACATAAAAACTTTAGTCCCAATCATTTTTTAATGGGGGGAGACGACGCTCTTATTTACAACTCGCATCTCAATCATTTTTTGCCTTCATCAAGCGCTAAACCACACCAAGTAGGCGACTCACTGCCGAGAAACATCAAGCCTTTGATTGGGGACTTAAGCATTAGCGGCGAGCAAACACCCGCAAGCAGTTTAAATGACTACATCTACCTGGCGGATAGCCGAGTACAGGGCTTAATTATTGTTCAAGCCGGCGAGGTGGTATTTGAACGGTATCCGGGTATGACCGCGGAACAAAATCATGTTTGGATGGGGCTATCTAGTTTGGCGATTAGCCTAGTGTTTGCACTACTTATCACAGAAGGAAAAATAGATGTAGACCGTTCTGTAAGCGTTTATTTGCCGGAGTTACGCTGCACTGCTTGGGATGGAGTAACTATTCGACAGGCGCTTAACGGAAACACTGGCCTAGACTTATCGCCGACACAGCATGCTTTGTTTGACCCAAAGTCTTATATTTCGCGCTTTATCGCCGCTGAGTTTGGACGAGCAAATAGCTACCCAGGGCATCAAGAAAGCTGGTTAGATGTGGTTAAGCAAATCAAAAAGTTCACTGGCGTTAGCTCCCATAGTCAACAAGGCATTAGCCCTGTAAGCCAAACTATTCTGGCCTATATTGCAGAAACCATAGACCAGCTTCCTTGGACGCAACTTTTTGAAAACCGCGTATGGGGCAGAGTTAAGGCCAAGGCGCCGATACTAGTGACTTTAGCGCCAGATGGAACCGCTTTATGTCATGATTTCATATTGTCTACGCTAGAAGATGCTGCGCGTATGGGAATGTTGCTATGCCCCAGTGGTTCAACAATATCTGCTAGTCCAGTATTACCTAGCAGCGTAATAAAAAGCTTCAGAACATCTAGCAAAATCGCTCGAAATAGCGCCTTGCAT
This region includes:
- a CDS encoding cytosolic protein — translated: MFIHHVNGIDWLVITAFEELKTLFIEEAGAIPSCFSTTSELNLIDQAKRTYGYLPTLSGIITDTGTFQSQDNEEDLNPQLACLVEGRGRVFIYHGGFVAFVDDEQTFITRMD
- a CDS encoding LysR family transcriptional regulator; protein product: MHFSLEQLAAFVAVYEKGSFSEAAVKLNKHRTTIGQVITNLEDQLAVELFERVGRSANPTSEGQMLYSYAKVTIEQAKSFNKIALSLSYGQLESLTIGYTSLIPSELLVNIRQLLLEKYPAMTVNFLIKTKDEIKAGIEDDSIQIGFVNVDQRTPITSFDITFLCYLTFGLYAAKTSPLTSLPSNQLFSTLKTSKQLILKAYLDDDISRKILLSSDYEVIEDYSLLLSLVQQGVGWALLPRVTIEGLGDLLQLQKLNLEEVKEDFRFPIALWAPRSKAVVEIKKEIESLVVDYINERRLK
- a CDS encoding serine hydrolase domain-containing protein, which codes for MTTKPSFTRSALMANVGAVATSLRIASKQEALYLEQRYSQMITPGAEPLLPVSAALKGFSVEQYRQAHKNFSPNHFLMGGDDALIYNSHLNHFLPSSSAKPHQVGDSLPRNIKPLIGDLSISGEQTPASSLNDYIYLADSRVQGLIIVQAGEVVFERYPGMTAEQNHVWMGLSSLAISLVFALLITEGKIDVDRSVSVYLPELRCTAWDGVTIRQALNGNTGLDLSPTQHALFDPKSYISRFIAAEFGRANSYPGHQESWLDVVKQIKKFTGVSSHSQQGISPVSQTILAYIAETIDQLPWTQLFENRVWGRVKAKAPILVTLAPDGTALCHDFILSTLEDAARMGMLLCPSGSTISASPVLPSSVIKSFRTSSKIARNSALHAFKFDKCYDDGSRYLQGSFGQGMYIDAKRDFVAVYFSSKPFEPLDKPSCLMEYLRAVSQQFH